A genomic window from Streptomyces sp. 846.5 includes:
- a CDS encoding roadblock/LC7 domain-containing protein, with translation MSQMSQAAHNLNWLITNFVDNTPGVSHTVVVSADGLLLAMSEGFPRDRADQLAAVASGLTSLTQGASRIFEGGRVTQTVVEMERGFLFIMAVSDGSSLAVLASPDSDIGLVGYEMALLVDRTGDVLTPALRTELQGSLLH, from the coding sequence ATGAGTCAGATGTCCCAAGCGGCACACAATCTGAACTGGTTGATCACCAATTTCGTGGACAACACCCCCGGGGTGTCGCACACGGTGGTGGTCTCCGCCGACGGCCTCCTGCTCGCCATGTCCGAGGGCTTCCCGCGGGACCGTGCCGACCAGCTGGCCGCGGTCGCCTCCGGGCTGACCTCGCTCACCCAGGGCGCCTCCCGGATCTTCGAAGGCGGCCGGGTCACCCAGACCGTGGTCGAGATGGAACGCGGCTTCCTGTTCATCATGGCCGTCTCCGACGGATCCTCACTCGCCGTCCTCGCCTCCCCCGACAGCGACATCGGCCTGGTCGGCTACGAAATGGCCCTCCTCGTCGACCGCACCGGTGACGTGCTGACCCCGGCACTCCGGACGGAGCTCCAAGGCAGCCTGCTCCACTGA